In Malus sylvestris chromosome 2, drMalSylv7.2, whole genome shotgun sequence, the genomic stretch CGCGTCAAACTTTGGTGACATTGGCACTGTTTTTATTCCCAAACCCTGCAATGCCTCTTTCATACCCACTGCTATCACCTGGTTCAGTTACCTGCTTCTCTTTCGGCCCATTTTTCACACTGTCACCATCCAAGTGCTCTGCGTCCCTTTTGGATCTACGATCCTAAAATAAGTGTTTCAAAAAACTCGATCAATAGCGAAACTGAACCAAAAGATCTAGATGAGAGAATTAATAGCATCAAAGGGGATAGATACGATAAGTCACTTTACTGCATCGAACATAAAAGTATAACTAGTGCCAAATGAAATcaaatgagagagagacagagagaacataaattgattttcaatcagAAATGCATACATCTTTGAATGGGGACTCTTCAGCTTCTAGCATATATACAATATGTCCCAATTTTGGCCGCTTCTGTGAATTTGGATCCACACAACGTAAAGCTACAAGAAGAACCCGCTTCAATGCCCTGGAAGAAGGCTTCTCAGGTAACATGGGATCCAATACTGCCTCTGCATTTCTGTCAGCAACCATCTTCTTAAGCCAATCCACTAAGTTCACCTGAAAATATCGCATTTAATTAAAAGAAACATCAAAGGAAACTCAGGAAAGACAGAAAACCGGAAACCAGTAGAAAGGATATCTTAAGGATTCAGACCTCTTCTGGAGGCCGGCTATAATCAACTGGATTCCTTCCCGATAGTATCTCCATGATAAGAATCCCAAAACTATACACATCGCTTCTCTCATTCAACATGCCCGTACTCGCATACTCGGGAGCAACATAGCTTCAACAGGCAGAAACAGATTATTATCGCGTCAACACAAGAAAATGTAAGCGCACAAACATACATATATGCACATGGAGGGTCCACCATACCCAAATGTTCCCATAACACGCGTCGTGATGTAGCTCATCTCAGAACCAATGAGCTTAGCAAGGCCAAAATCTGACACCTTGGCATTCCAATGCTTGTCAAGTAAAATGTTGCTCGATTTTATATCACGGTGAATGACCTTGGGTTCCAGTCCTTCATGAAGGTATGTTAACCTACAAAATGAAATCAGTTATGATGAATGCCACCGATGAAGGcggggaaagaagaaaaaatcaaGGAACAAAAGCATGTGAATTCTAAATTGATCTGCATTGTACCCTTTCGCGGTTCCCAGTATGATATTCATTCGGATCTCCCATGTAAGCGGACTGCAAGGCCCTACATCCCCATGAAGCCACTGTTCTAGGTTCCCATTGTTGACATACTCATACACAAGCATCCTATCAATATAAACGCGGTTAAAAGATTTTGAGTCGATATTCTGATTTCTGTAGACTTAATAAACTATAATTACGAGATCAAAGGCTACACTTGAGATAATGGAGATAGAGTGTAattaggcaaaaaaaaaaaaaaaacagagtacCTATGAGCTCCTTCAGCACAGAAGCCCAGCAATCTCACTAAATTCTTATGCCGAACTCGTCCAATTGCCTCCACTTCAACCTTGAACTCCCTCTCAGCTTGCCCCCTTTAAAATAACCCAACTTCTAATCCATTCATTTAATTACAAAAGCTCACATTATCACAGTCATCAATCAATTACTCAATTAGTACAACACAAATTCTAACAAAGTCAAATAAACCAAACATAAAATAAACCTCATTATAAAAGAACTTAGGGCGGATTTGGGATTGCTTCTCTGGAAAACACTTTTCCTCGTAAGCATTATGCTAGAAGTTCTTTTATTACGAATACGAACACAatcaaatttttattcaaaatccAAGCGCTACCCGGAAAAACACTTGGAAGTGCTTAAAGTGAAGTGCTTCCTGAAGACGCATTTAAATTGAATTCAAAGAAAGCACCTGTTGTTGAGCAAGTTCTTGACAGCAACCTGGGTTTTATCCTCCAAAACACCATGGTAAACAATCCCATACCCTCCTTCCCCAATAACGTTGTCATCCACAAACCCTTTGGTCGCAACCTCAAGCTCTCTCAGAGTATACCAATGCCCCCACCCCAAGTGAGAAACTTCGGGTCCCACCATACCGGTCTGCTCAACCGCACGCGCCTCCCCGCTTCCATGCGAAGAAGAGGACCCAACTGGGTAAGTAATCCGGTGGTCCTTCCCAATCTCAATGTGCACTTTCTGGTACCCAATTGGGCTCTCTTCCTCCGTCGGCTTCAGCAAGTGTTGCCTCTCGATTCTGGGAACTGGGTCGGGCTTCGGGTACGAGGAAGCTTGGGTTTGGGTCCGGACATGGTCAACCCGGATCTCCTGGATCTCTTTGAAGACGATTGGGGTTGTGGGTTTTGCTAAAGTTTTGTTCTTGGATCGCTTGGCGGCGAACCAGAGAGAAATGAGGACGAGGAGGAGCACGAAGGCGGCGCCGACGCAGACTCCGACGACAATCCAGAGACGGAGGCCGAAGATAGAGGTCTGCTCGGAAAGCTGGTCGCTCATGGGCTCTTGTGTTACATCCGACATTTAGAATTCTGGTGCTTTTTTCATAAGTGCTTGTGTGAAGAAGCTGTGAGAGTAGAGGAAGAGTGGAGAGGGAGGAGGAAAGTTATGGCAGCTGGCGTGATGGGACTATTTGGAATCGGAAAAAGATGTGCGTCTGTCTGCaagcacagagagagagagtagaattGCTGCGGCTGCTTTCGAGTGAAAAGGTAACTACGCGCGCGGTTGGATTTGGTAGTTGGTTGGGGAGCTTCCTCAAATGCATTCAATGTGCAAAAATAGTAACTTCACTATGGAATTCATTGCTTAAGCCCCAATTTAAGGAGAATAAGAGGAATTGCTTAATAGTGTTGTGATGTAATATAAAGTACAGGAAATCAGTCGTTTGTTCTAAACATTCTTTCTTTAgttaaaaatctaattttgcCTACCAGGGCCAGTTTGGGATTTGATTCTGCTAtgctttaaaaataattaactgCAAAATAAAACATTTGAATGTTTGATAAACTGTATTTTTAAAAATGTCGGGAGTATCAAAAACAGTGTATAGAATGATAAATAATGttattgtttaaaattaatgatctTTTTACATGAATTAAATATATCCTAATGGCTCAACTTTGCTTTTTGTTAAAGCAGTTTTTAAAATAAACCTAGATGTTATTTTCAAAGAAATTAGGGTTAGCCTACTTGTGATCAGGTAGAGTGACAaacttttaaaataacataaacGTGTCATACATGTTAGCAAATGCTCTAAGTTAGCTAGTTGTCAACCTTTTCATTATatattttacttatttatttttaggatAAATTGATGTTTGACTCCTTGAACTATTACCCAAGCTGAAATTGACctcctaaactatttttttgataaattaaCCCCTTGAACTATTtgaaattagccaattaaccccTTGTCGGTAGATTTCATCCACTATTTCGTTAAAATGCAAGGCAAATTACTCTTTCCATCATTAATTCTTACTTGTCAACTATAACCGCTAATAAAATTATGACATATGAACACAAAATAATGTGTAATGACATTGGAAAATTGTATGTTATGTACACGTTCGATTTTTTTACGTTTTCTTATTATGCTATATGTTTTATACATTATTTTGTGTCTATATGTCATAATTTTATTGTTGGTTGTCATTaacaagtaagaattgatgATGAAATGACTAATTTGCCCTTGAATTTGATGGAATGATGAGCGAAATCTAACGTCAATGGGTTAATTGGCTGATTTTAAATAGTTCAAAgggttaatttaccaaaaaaatagttcAGGGGGTCAATTTCAATTGGGGTAATAGTTCAGGGGTTATACTGCATTTTACCCTTATTTTTATGTACAAGTGATATTGAGAAATGACTATATTGGATCTTAAGTGCATGTGCGGATACTCTTAAACATCTTAAGTTATAAGTCCCTAGACTCTTGATCCcgtgatatttccgatatttaAAGAGGTTCAAAGTTTCGCATTTCCAACTAACAAAGGGTTATGTAAACAATTGGTAAATGGGGTTTGTGCATTGCtatgaaaaaatatatacaaacattgatataattttttttttcaaagaaagaaaagaactgTTGGCGAATAAAATCTTACATTGTTCATATGACAAGGTAATATACAATTAATATACGATTAATATATGAGAGTTTGCACCCTTAATATTACCGAAACCTTTTATGATAAAACACAACACCTAATTATAGGTGGTTAAGTTAGAACACTATCTGTAATGATGGTGGTGGACCATGTTGAACCTATAAAGGATCACGGATCGAAGTTTTGTTAATTTGAAGATAAACACTCGACTATTACAAGACTTGTAAGTTTAAAGATATATAATCTACTATTAACACTAAGTCTCATAATAAGTGTTGATAATTAGTTGGTAGCTTTCCTTTGTATGAAAGATATATAATGAAGCACTTTCCTAATGTAGAAAGTGAATTCTCCTTTGATAAAGTATCAAGTGAGTTGGCAACTAAAATTACACAATGTTCAAAGCATGGCCAATGTGATGATGCAAAATGAAGTAAAATGTCATATCTTGCTCAATAGGGAGAAATTTTAGGAAGAACCGATTGTTGTATAATTCTACAACATTCAATTCAAGTGTTGAATtaaccgatttttttttttaaatgatgggTTTACAAGCAAGTGCAGATGCACATTGGGATCAAGGTGGTTCAAGGACCACCCGAGGTTAGGAAACAAGCATGTGAAGATTCTTCAGCGATCCTTCGAAAATATGGTACAAGTTCCTTTTCTACCCATTAAGCATTTGATGTAATGTCTGTCAGGCTTATCTCGGAAGCACTCGGCAGGTTATGTCGACAACACTCAACAAATGCTCTCGATAGCACTCATCAGATTGCTTCAACAAACGTAAAAAATATGTtgacatgtgcacaacatggtTCGTTATGATAACAAGCCCACCAAGTTTTTTATGAAATACTTCCgtaaataaacttaaatttgTTTTCGCGCTTCGTGTCATATTTCTATCTAAAAAACTTGGACCTTTAACATTGGGACCCCCAAGATTCAAATTCTAAATTCATCATTGTTTACAAAAGTAATAAGATTGGTCTAGACAGGGTGTCCCATTAGTTTGGCAatcaaaaattttaattttcatcattttagcaTATTGATAACTCTATACTATCCACCCACTATAGAGTCGAATTTAAGCAATTTTTCTTCTTCGTACTCGAGACGCAGTAACTTAAACGAAAAAACTCTAACCACCCGGACCATACACTTAACTATTTCTTTTCGTTTCCTTGGTTTCTCACTTGATTGTGTATTAGGCAATGATTTGTGACGAACctatttcttgtttttttttttttcaccagcTTACATTGGAAAACACTTAATACGTACGTAATCTGTAGATGGCATCTTCCTACGTTCCATCGTTTTTAGGTGGAGGGAcaatttcaatgtcatacaaTATTATAGTCACGGTCTCAATGTCTCatgcaactctctctctctttatacAACTAATCCATTAATGtcataattttagttttaaaagcTACCTACGACCTTCAttcatttcatatatatacatgcaagCAATATTCTTCTGAAATTATGTTATTAAACTGTCAATTTAGAGCGTATACATAGAACATGACTATAAACAAATTAcgatagtgctattcacacatttCATTTTACCTCATACACATCTCTAGtaatttttgttcattgatCTATTATTCGAACCAACGGCAGAAAATTGAGAGTGTGCAAGATGTAAAAATACATGTATGGATATCacaactctgaatataatatttcTCCTAAAGATATATCTAAAATATCTAAATTTGTGGtaggatttttcttttatattggCATGGATCAACTTCTACTTTATTAACTTAAATTGATAAAACTACTAGATTTGTTTATAGTGGGATGATTTTATGTTTCAACAACTATGATGCATCGTATATGAGTGATCACCTATTTACGTATTGGAATCCACTCTACTCCAAACTGCCCCCATATTTTAttggaaattttaacgaaaaactctcggtactgttcactttaacgaaaaaccatatttttacactaaaaaatcaatcataatactattcactttaccctttattttgtccttatcattaaaactcaaagttttcaagtcattttcattatttttccttattttattctAATTTGTTGGAACATACCACATTAAGAATTCCTTCATTATACTCCCTAAAAATTACTATGCTGATACATTTTTTCATTACATttaatttaactaattaaatcaaGGGTGTTTTAGATTTAGCCCCTTACAACATctaaataaaactcaaaatttgaatttgatgcCATGTAAGATAAAAGATGTCCttacatttaaatttatttacaacACCATGCCACCAACATTAATATGGctgttacaatttttttttgtagactTTTCATTTATTGTCTTTTGTTTGTCAACAACattcaattaatttaattttttttgcttttaattaaaaaagaaagaaagaagaagtttttttcttcttttatgtgAAATCGCCTAATCCAAATCTAATTAG encodes the following:
- the LOC126591276 gene encoding probable serine/threonine-protein kinase At1g01540, with the protein product MSDVTQEPMSDQLSEQTSIFGLRLWIVVGVCVGAAFVLLLVLISLWFAAKRSKNKTLAKPTTPIVFKEIQEIRVDHVRTQTQASSYPKPDPVPRIERQHLLKPTEEESPIGYQKVHIEIGKDHRITYPVGSSSSHGSGEARAVEQTGMVGPEVSHLGWGHWYTLRELEVATKGFVDDNVIGEGGYGIVYHGVLEDKTQVAVKNLLNNRGQAEREFKVEVEAIGRVRHKNLVRLLGFCAEGAHRMLVYEYVNNGNLEQWLHGDVGPCSPLTWEIRMNIILGTAKGLTYLHEGLEPKVIHRDIKSSNILLDKHWNAKVSDFGLAKLIGSEMSYITTRVMGTFGYVAPEYASTGMLNERSDVYSFGILIMEILSGRNPVDYSRPPEEVNLVDWLKKMVADRNAEAVLDPMLPEKPSSRALKRVLLVALRCVDPNSQKRPKLGHIVYMLEAEESPFKDDRRSKRDAEHLDGDSVKNGPKEKQVTEPGDSSGYERGIAGFGNKNSANVTKV